A window of Apium graveolens cultivar Ventura chromosome 8, ASM990537v1, whole genome shotgun sequence contains these coding sequences:
- the LOC141680073 gene encoding uncharacterized protein LOC141680073, protein MEKAFTLIQVSDDSKTDYASYFLKGEVIFWWESTHALEGEGPVSWARFTELFLEKNFPDYLQSQLEVEFLKLKQGEKSVAEYKAKFTELARLAPGYVNIEIQKARRFQQGLKPKVHSGVVALQLKMYTSVVQAALVIESDQNLASKETSDKKRKFDSGTDKEDREESC, encoded by the coding sequence atggagaaggcttTTACCCTTATTCAGGTTAGTGATGATTCTAAGacagattatgctagttattttctcaAGGGTGAAGTAATtttttggtgggaatccacgcaTGCACTAGAAGGAGAGGGTCCTGTTTCTTGGGCCAGATTTACAGAGTTGTTCCTAGAAAAGAACTTTCCAGATTATTTACAGAGTCAATTAGAAGTGGAATTTTTGAAATTGAAGCAAGGAGAGAAGAGTGTGGCTGAGTATaaggccaagtttacggaattggcccgattagcCCCTGGATATGTGAATATCGAAATTCaaaaagctaggaggtttcaacaaggattgaagcctaaAGTTCATAGTGGAGTGGTGGCTTTGCAGCTCAAGATGTATACCTCTGTAGTTCAGGCCGCCCTAGTGATTGAAAGTGATCAGAACTTGGCCTCTAAGGAGACAAGTgataagaagaggaagtttgataGTGGTACTGATAAGGAGGATCGAGAAGAGTCTTGTTAG